GAGCGATTGGAGGGGCGTGTTCGACACCTCGCGGCGGGCGACGCAGGCTTCCCCGGTCGGCGCGTCGAAGGTCATGAATGAAGCGAAGGGCGACGAGCGTTTCGCGAAGGTGTAGAGGCCGCGGCGGTAGCGGTCCTCGCCTTCGCTGACTTTCCAGCTCATGCCGCCGTAGGCTCCCTCCGTGACGCTCGAAGGTTGTGGCGGCCGCACCGAGGGGCCGTAGAGCTTGCCGGAAAGTAGGCCGGACGCGCTGAGGGCGAGGTCCCGGATCATCTCCGCCTCGATCCGCAGGCGCGGCCCGCGGGCGAGAAGGCGGTTCTGTGGATCCTTCTCCAGCAGTTCGGGAGTGACGCGGGAGTCCTGCTTGTAGGTGGCGCTGGTGACGATGAGGCGGTGCAGCTTTTTCATCGACCAGCCGCCTTCCACGAAGGTCACGGCGAGCCAGTCGAGGAGTTCCGGGTGGCTGGGAACCTCACCCTGGAAACCGAAATCATCCAGTGTCTTCACCAGACCGGTGCCGAAGAATGCCTGCCACTGACGGTTGACCGTCACCCGCGCGGTGAGCGGGTTTTCCGGTGATACGAGCCATTTTGCGAATCCCAGCCGGTTCGCCGGTTGGTCCGGGGCGAGGGGAGGGAGGAAGGCGGGCACATGCGGCTGGATCTCCTGGGCGGGCTGGGTGAACTCGCCGCGGTTGTGCAGGCGTGTTTTGCGAAAATGCTCGGTGCGTTCGTGCATGACAAGCGTGCGCTGCGGGGCGAGCGGCTTGAACAGATCACGGATCGGCTTGCTGGCCGCGGCGAGCTGCGGGGCATCCAGAAGGAACTGGCGGAAAAGTTTCGCGTGTTCCTCCTTGGTGAGTTCGGATTTTGCGAGCGCTTCCTCCAGCTCCGGCGGCAGGACGCGGGCGGTCGTCTTTTGTGGCGCACTGGTGGCGGAGATGCGGAACTTGCCGAGGGTGGAAGCATAGTAGCGGCCCATCTTCAGCTCGATGACGAGATCACCGCTGGCGGGCAGGGGTTCCGCAAGCTGGATGACGGCGGTTTGGTCCTCGCCTGTCGCCTCTTTGATCGTCCATCCGGTGAGGTCGTTGCCATCGATCGCAAGCCTGGCATCGCCGGTGGTCGAGCTGGCATCCGCCAGTTTGATGTCCTTGCCATCCGCTTTCACCGTGAAGCCGTAGAGGAAGAAATCACCCGGCGTGCCTTCGTAATACACCTTGCCGGGGCCGAAGCCGGGGAGACGTTTGTCCGTCAGTGTTTCCAGCCGCAGCGCGGTGATGCCCGCCGGAGCGTTCCTGTAGGTGAGGGTGAAGCGGTCGTCTTTCGAGGTGTCACCGGAAACGAACACGGAGCCGTCCGGCTCATTGCTGAGGATGGATTCGTTGGAATCGAGCGCCGTGGCGGTGAGCGTGCTCCACGGCACGGTTTCGGCGCGGGCTTTCTCCAGCCACTGGCCGAACGCGAGATCGACCGCCTGCTGGCGGCGCTCGTCATTCGTGAGCTGTTGCGGTGGTGCGGTGAGTTCCTTGCCAAACGAAACACGGACACGGCCGATGGTGTGATGGGTGCCGAAATTCTGCACGAGGCGCACCTTGAACTCCCGCTCGCCCGGGGTGAGCGGCTTCTCCAGATGAAACACGGCGGCGCGATCTTTCTTGTGGGAACCACCCTCCACCTGCACCGCCCAACCGGTGTCCTCCTTGCCATCGATGGCAGCGGCCACCGGGTAGCCAGACTGCTCCGCATCGGCGGAGGCTTTGGAGAAAGCGATCCTCTCCCATTCTCCGGTGCCACCTTTCGGGCGGGTGAAAAGCTCCAGCTCGCTCAGGACGAAATTGCCATGGCCGGTGCGGCCGGGACCGCCGGAGACGATCTTCTTGTCCGCGAGTGTCTCGATCCGCACGCGGTCGGCATCCGCTGGATCCGCCGTAAGGAGCAGCTCGTAGGTTTCCTTTTCCGGGCCTTGCGCGGTGAACAGCGCCGAGTGGTCGGACTGGATCTTCGGCAGTTCCCCGGAGGCGGAGGTGACGGAAGAGAGGCGTGGAGTGGACCAATCCGCTTCCGCCGGTTTCTCCAGCGGCCACTTGGAAGGCAGTGCGGTGATCATTTTTTCCGCCTGCTCCGCGCGCTTCGCCTCGCGCTCCGGCAGCGTGGCATCCGGCAGGTCGTAGTTGATGTCATCGGCATTGTTGAGGAATGCCATGATGCCGAAATACTCCGTGTGGAGGATGGGATCGTATTTGTGGGTGTGGCACTGGGCGCAGCCCAGAGTGAGGCCCAGCCAGGTGGTCCCGGTGGTGGCCACGCGGTCCGCCATCGCATGGTAGCGGAACTCCAGCGGATCGTTCCCGCCCTCCTCATTGAGCATGCTGTTGCGGTGGAAGCCCGTGGCGGTGATGTCCTCCGCCGTGGCTCCCGGCAGCATGTCACCCGCGAGTTGTTTCACGGTGAACTGGTCGAACGGCATGTCCCCATTGAGGGCACGGATCACCCAGTCCCGGTAAGGCCAGATCTGACGCTCGCGGTCTTTCTCATAGCCGTTGGTGTCCGCATAGCGGGCGAGGTCCAGCCACCGCCGCGCCCATCGTTCGCCGTAGGCAGGGGATGTCAGCAGGCGGTCCACCACCTTTTCGTAGGCGTCCGGTGAGGTGTCTTTGGCGAAAGCCTCCGCTTCTTCCGGTGAAGGAGGCAGGCCGGTGAGGTCCAGCGTCACCCTCCGGATGAGTTGGTATTTTCCAGCTTCGGGGGAGGGCTTCAGATCCGCGGCTGCGAGTTTTCTGCCGATGAATTCATCGATGCCGTGTGGCTTTCCATCGGTCTTCGGGGGGGCGAAGGACCAGTGTGGCTGGTACTCCGCTCCTGCGGCGATCCATTGTTCCAGGATCTTCTTCTCCGCTTCCGTCAGCTCCATCTTCGCGCTGGCGGGCGGCATGCGGTCGTCCGGGTCCGCGGCGTGCAGCCGCTTGATGAATTCGCTTTCCGCGGGCTTGCCGGGGACGATGGCAATCTCACCGGATTTCCCTTCGCCCAGTGCGGCGTTCCGCTCATCGAGCCGGAGTTTTCCCTTACGGGTGTCCTCGTCCGGACCGTGGCACTTGAAGCAGCGGTTGGAGAGGATCGGCCGGACGTCGCGTGCGAAGTCGGGCTTCTCCGCGGCATGGGAAGAGGCGGCGACGGCGAACGCGGCGAACGCTCGTAACGCAGGATGGGTTTTGCGGGAC
The nucleotide sequence above comes from Akkermansiaceae bacterium. Encoded proteins:
- a CDS encoding PSD1 domain-containing protein, which encodes MWSRKTHPALRAFAAFAVAASSHAAEKPDFARDVRPILSNRCFKCHGPDEDTRKGKLRLDERNAALGEGKSGEIAIVPGKPAESEFIKRLHAADPDDRMPPASAKMELTEAEKKILEQWIAAGAEYQPHWSFAPPKTDGKPHGIDEFIGRKLAAADLKPSPEAGKYQLIRRVTLDLTGLPPSPEEAEAFAKDTSPDAYEKVVDRLLTSPAYGERWARRWLDLARYADTNGYEKDRERQIWPYRDWVIRALNGDMPFDQFTVKQLAGDMLPGATAEDITATGFHRNSMLNEEGGNDPLEFRYHAMADRVATTGTTWLGLTLGCAQCHTHKYDPILHTEYFGIMAFLNNADDINYDLPDATLPEREAKRAEQAEKMITALPSKWPLEKPAEADWSTPRLSSVTSASGELPKIQSDHSALFTAQGPEKETYELLLTADPADADRVRIETLADKKIVSGGPGRTGHGNFVLSELELFTRPKGGTGEWERIAFSKASADAEQSGYPVAAAIDGKEDTGWAVQVEGGSHKKDRAAVFHLEKPLTPGEREFKVRLVQNFGTHHTIGRVRVSFGKELTAPPQQLTNDERRQQAVDLAFGQWLEKARAETVPWSTLTATALDSNESILSNEPDGSVFVSGDTSKDDRFTLTYRNAPAGITALRLETLTDKRLPGFGPGKVYYEGTPGDFFLYGFTVKADGKDIKLADASSTTGDARLAIDGNDLTGWTIKEATGEDQTAVIQLAEPLPASGDLVIELKMGRYYASTLGKFRISATSAPQKTTARVLPPELEEALAKSELTKEEHAKLFRQFLLDAPQLAAASKPIRDLFKPLAPQRTLVMHERTEHFRKTRLHNRGEFTQPAQEIQPHVPAFLPPLAPDQPANRLGFAKWLVSPENPLTARVTVNRQWQAFFGTGLVKTLDDFGFQGEVPSHPELLDWLAVTFVEGGWSMKKLHRLIVTSATYKQDSRVTPELLEKDPQNRLLARGPRLRIEAEMIRDLALSASGLLSGKLYGPSVRPPQPSSVTEGAYGGMSWKVSEGEDRYRRGLYTFAKRSSPFASFMTFDAPTGEACVARREVSNTPLQSLVLLNDEVFVETARALGKKIAAHPGTPEEKAAYAFQRCLTRPPTPDETKKLAAFHTAQLERIRKGELKSGELMPDKATPEETAWMTVARVLLNLDETITKN